The following coding sequences are from one Streptomyces sp. NBC_00536 window:
- a CDS encoding cytochrome P450 encodes MTTMIPAGGPAALLTAPATAPTAPRTAAPRTAFAERYLLDPEINAEPYGYLNSLRDHDPVHWSAMHRAWLVTGHGQLMHCLRDPAVSAERVGPLMDAVPEGAREDTERAFSILSRWMVFNDPPQHRRLRQVFQEQFSARGIGRYRTFVERATRAMLARRSVPGTRGDLLADIARPLPALVFARWLGVPQAHGPSFWYWNARVGDLVLGAAQEEREYRTSLQSLVKLDDYLAGLVHDRRAEPKDDLISSVLAGGQIGKSVSEEEFVGMLTQMAFAGGETTSNLIVNTLLALLSHPEQLAAVRANPDLVPLAVEEAMRYDGPSKMSIRSAARDFDLDGRAVRGGDRLFLVTAAANRDPGRFADPDAFDIARGNASHLGFGFGAHFCIGAALARLVACAVVGVLVRDYPDLALDGERHTWQLSLLNRALTALPVRY; translated from the coding sequence ATGACCACGATGATTCCCGCGGGCGGCCCGGCCGCCCTGCTGACCGCACCCGCCACCGCGCCGACCGCGCCGCGGACCGCCGCCCCGCGGACCGCCTTCGCCGAGCGCTACCTCCTCGACCCCGAGATCAACGCCGAGCCCTACGGCTACCTCAACTCGCTGCGCGACCACGACCCGGTCCACTGGAGCGCCATGCACCGGGCCTGGCTGGTCACCGGCCACGGCCAGCTGATGCACTGCCTGCGCGACCCGGCGGTCTCCGCCGAGCGGGTGGGTCCGCTGATGGACGCCGTCCCCGAGGGCGCCCGGGAGGACACCGAACGGGCCTTCTCCATCCTGTCCCGCTGGATGGTCTTCAACGATCCGCCGCAGCACCGCCGGCTGCGCCAGGTGTTCCAGGAGCAGTTCTCGGCGCGCGGCATCGGCCGCTACCGTACGTTCGTCGAGCGGGCCACCCGGGCCATGCTGGCCCGCCGTTCGGTCCCCGGGACCAGGGGTGACCTGCTCGCCGACATCGCCCGGCCGCTGCCCGCGCTGGTCTTCGCCCGCTGGCTGGGCGTGCCCCAGGCGCACGGCCCCTCCTTCTGGTACTGGAACGCCCGCGTGGGCGACCTGGTGCTCGGGGCGGCCCAGGAGGAACGCGAGTACCGCACCTCCCTGCAGTCCCTGGTGAAGCTGGACGACTACCTCGCCGGTCTGGTCCACGACCGCCGCGCCGAACCGAAGGACGACCTGATCAGCTCCGTGCTGGCGGGCGGCCAGATCGGGAAGTCGGTCAGTGAGGAGGAGTTCGTCGGGATGCTGACCCAGATGGCCTTCGCGGGCGGCGAGACCACCAGCAATCTGATCGTCAACACCCTCCTCGCCCTGCTCAGCCACCCCGAGCAGCTGGCCGCGGTCCGCGCCAACCCGGACCTGGTGCCGCTCGCCGTCGAGGAGGCGATGCGCTACGACGGCCCCTCGAAGATGTCGATCCGCAGCGCCGCCCGGGACTTCGACCTCGACGGCCGCGCGGTGCGCGGCGGGGACCGGCTGTTCCTGGTCACCGCCGCCGCCAACCGGGACCCCGGGCGGTTCGCCGACCCCGACGCCTTCGACATCGCCCGGGGCAACGCCTCGCACCTCGGCTTCGGCTTCGGCGCGCACTTCTGCATCGGGGCCGCGCTGGCCCGGCTGGTGGCCTGCGCGGTGGTCGGCGTGCTCGTACGCGACTACCCGGACCTCGCCCTGGACGGCGAGCGGCACACCTGGCAGCTGTCCCTGCTCAACCGCGCCCTGACCGCGCTGCCCGTCCGCTACTGA
- a CDS encoding amino acid adenylation domain-containing protein, with the protein MTTSQVEPSTAQGGLSPAARQLLERRLRGRAGAAPAGIPRISPRPDRVPLSSAQQGLYFLHRLDPRGTEYLMPAAWRFTGPLDLPALDAAVGDLADRHEQLRVVFPDVDGVPAQEVLPTGGTGLHLVELPEGADAAAVADAVRTAALRPFDLAVEPGFRATLLRVAAEDHVLVLALHHIVADGWSLDLLLRDLRAFHEARSTGGAPPADPAPIAYADYAIWQRGRDEGADLAYWRSALAGLTPLELPLDHPRPATRSYAGAVHTVRLPEELTAALAQAGRRTDTTPYMTTMAAFQAALGFHSGQDDIAIGTVVANRERPETEQLVGFFVNTLVVRTDLAGDPTGDELLARTRESVLGALSHQTLPFERVVDELSPDRDLSRNPLFQVLFTHTAAERGHYALGGATGAAFPVDLVTAKFDLTLDVLDDAGALSLRFVYRPDLFAAQSMARLAEHTVAVLRAFTRTPSVPLSRTQLLTEPELAELLGPEGPANRPVAAAGDASATRAPRLAWERLAEHIARTPGAVAVSGGGRALTYAELDAASLALARRLRAAGIGPESLVGVCLGRSVDLAVALLGVWRAGAAYLPLDPAHPRARREFTVADAGVEWVVTDDAGRAAVEGLAVGVIPLAGPTTAEAVVPEEVVPDADSLAYVIYTSGSTGQPKGVEVTHANLAWLLGAADHHFDFGADDVWTLLHSPAFDFSVWELWAPLTSGGRVVVLTEDEVRDPAAVHAVLRAERVTVLNQTPAAFKGLRAHLAQQGEDFAALALRTVVFGGDAFDARDYRDWFAAPAAGRPALVNMYGITETTVHVTFRLITEADTVAAVYSPIGRPLAGQHGYVLDRTGRLVPRGTVGELYVAGGGVARGYRNRPELTAERFPFDPFAPAEAHGAGNSRMYRTGDLVRVLPDGQLAYAGRADHQVKIRGFRIEPGEIETALRVLPGVRDASVVARPDGHGGARLVAHVVLAEGRPLDAADLRDRLRLTLPEYMVPALFVRHAKLPITANGKVDRKALIAVAAEGASAPADFTAPEGAVEEALAGIWSEILGAERVSRTANFFDLGGDSILALRVIGRARSAGLGLSVADLFRARTLADLAALADTGEDPAGPPPVAPFSQLDPADAARLPEGLVDAYPLTFLQTGMLHEMLADPERGAYHNVTDLKITVPEGFDLAAFQTAVDTVVRAHDILRSSVDLVSFSEPLQLVRPRADLPVGYADLRGLGRSEQRAAVSAYVQEEFARRFDLASAPLVRLHLHQVGDHELRFTVTDCHIVLDGWSLTSLIADVLDLHRQVVALGRREPSLPPSPRFAEYVALERAAVDSEESLKFWSAQLDDLRPVRFGRRAAGPSGDGDRDGDGDAIVEIRRSYAALAEPIGRLAQRAGVPRRTVLLAAFHHTMGLFTDAEADVDGGSAGHSIGLVTNGRPEETGADRMRGLFLNTVPFGIRRTGESWMDLLREVFIAEQDLMPHRRVPLARLGRLRPEEPGLVDVLFNYINFHRLSGDTWDESEEIARTMFPLNINVSVQSFTIDADTTRVDPATAEQLADAVCALLESMVGDPDGPVVRPVLRGAARERALVEWAHGPVMRNDPRMFHEWFTEHALRAPDAVAVAHGELEVGYGELDAAAGVLAGRLRELGVGPEVIVGICADRGPDMVRSVLAVLKAGGAFLPLDPQHPTERLAFVAGDSGMRVLLTQSALAGLVPYEGPVVLVDVPAECAGPAFAGVPTAGTDADNTAYVLYTSGSTGRPKGAAVPHRGLTNLIHGQRDVFGPGPADRVLQFASFSFDVFVSELTWALANGARLCTAPKEALMPGPDLIATLHGYGITAAALPPSTLAVLAEQGDPLPLLHTIVTGGEAPTAEMSDVWSPGRRFINSYGLTETSVWSCAEVCVAGTGLPPIGPPIRNSQVYVLDRDLEPVPVGVPGEICLGGDAVGLYYLNRPALTATAFVPDPYGGVPGARLFRTGDLGRYHADGSIECLGRRDTQVKLRGFRIELGELECALRDLPEVNKAVVLLRRDLPGDPALVAYVVPERGAAPDAEGIRQALRARMPAYMVPARFVFLDELPLNSSKKVDRRALPLPLERSDVDAEFTAPRTPAERLLAEVWREVLGLPEIGVHDDFFRIGGSSLSTVRVAARAAARGLAVSVRDLIELPTIAQLAARAEGAAADTAPAEVTSQVRLREGAGDPLWCVHPTGGSAAWYVGLARALPPGIPVRAFQARGLLGGVDPTTVAGIAANYVAEMTAPGGRPGGGDGPYDLLGWSMGANLAMEMATQLHEAGHRVAPLTLIEPYLPSAVARGQLEAVSAKMVTGKLLRDRLRTLAPGAEREAVTAELTGLLLSADMSPSEAALVENAPIEVWHSLLTALADYEVRPYPGHVHLVVGSHAADLPEDEPMPGLDVGFRAYVERWREQALGGLTLHITDGDHMSLMSEPLLGRTASLLHAIRTETRA; encoded by the coding sequence ATGACCACTTCACAGGTCGAACCCTCCACCGCTCAGGGCGGGCTCTCCCCGGCGGCCCGGCAGCTGCTGGAACGCAGACTGCGCGGCCGGGCCGGCGCCGCCCCGGCGGGCATCCCCCGGATCTCGCCCCGCCCGGACCGCGTTCCGCTGTCGTCCGCCCAGCAGGGCCTCTACTTCCTGCACCGGCTCGACCCGCGGGGCACCGAGTACCTGATGCCCGCCGCCTGGCGGTTCACCGGCCCCCTGGACCTGCCCGCGCTGGACGCGGCCGTCGGCGACCTGGCCGACCGCCACGAGCAGCTGCGGGTCGTCTTCCCGGACGTGGACGGCGTACCGGCCCAGGAGGTGCTGCCCACCGGCGGGACCGGTCTGCACCTGGTGGAGCTGCCCGAGGGGGCGGACGCCGCGGCCGTGGCCGACGCCGTGCGCACGGCGGCGCTGCGCCCCTTCGACCTGGCCGTCGAGCCGGGGTTCCGCGCCACGCTGCTGCGGGTCGCGGCCGAGGACCACGTCCTGGTCCTGGCCCTGCACCACATCGTCGCGGACGGCTGGTCCCTCGACCTCCTCCTGCGTGACCTGCGCGCCTTCCACGAGGCCCGCTCCACGGGCGGCGCGCCGCCCGCCGACCCGGCGCCCATCGCCTACGCGGACTACGCGATCTGGCAGCGCGGCCGCGACGAGGGCGCCGACCTCGCCTACTGGCGCTCCGCGCTGGCGGGCCTGACCCCGCTCGAACTGCCCCTGGACCACCCGCGCCCGGCCACCCGCTCCTACGCCGGAGCCGTGCACACCGTACGGCTGCCCGAGGAGCTGACGGCGGCGCTGGCGCAGGCGGGCCGGCGCACCGACACCACCCCGTACATGACCACGATGGCCGCCTTCCAGGCCGCGCTGGGCTTCCACAGCGGACAGGACGACATCGCGATCGGCACGGTCGTCGCCAACCGGGAGCGGCCGGAGACCGAGCAGCTGGTCGGGTTCTTCGTGAACACCCTGGTGGTACGGACGGACCTGGCGGGCGACCCGACCGGGGACGAGCTGCTCGCCCGGACCCGGGAGAGCGTCCTCGGGGCGCTCTCGCACCAGACGCTGCCCTTCGAGCGGGTCGTCGACGAGCTGAGCCCCGACCGCGACCTGTCCCGCAACCCGCTGTTCCAGGTGCTGTTCACGCACACGGCGGCCGAGCGGGGCCACTACGCCCTGGGCGGCGCCACCGGCGCGGCCTTCCCGGTCGACCTGGTCACCGCCAAGTTCGACCTGACGCTGGACGTCCTGGACGACGCGGGGGCGCTGAGCCTGCGCTTCGTCTACCGCCCCGACCTGTTCGCGGCGCAGTCGATGGCCCGGCTGGCGGAGCACACCGTGGCGGTGCTGCGGGCCTTCACCCGGACGCCGTCGGTGCCGCTGAGCCGGACGCAGCTGCTCACGGAGCCGGAACTCGCCGAGCTGCTCGGCCCCGAGGGCCCCGCGAACCGGCCCGTGGCGGCCGCCGGGGATGCCTCCGCGACCCGGGCGCCCCGGCTCGCCTGGGAGCGGCTGGCGGAGCACATCGCCCGGACCCCCGGCGCCGTGGCCGTCTCCGGAGGCGGCCGCGCCCTGACCTACGCCGAGCTGGACGCGGCCTCGCTGGCCCTGGCCCGGCGGCTGCGGGCCGCCGGGATCGGGCCGGAGTCCCTGGTCGGGGTGTGCCTGGGCCGGTCGGTGGACCTGGCCGTGGCGCTGCTCGGGGTGTGGCGGGCGGGGGCGGCGTACCTGCCGCTGGACCCGGCGCACCCGCGGGCCCGGCGGGAGTTCACCGTCGCCGACGCCGGGGTGGAGTGGGTGGTCACCGACGACGCCGGGCGCGCGGCAGTGGAGGGGCTGGCGGTCGGGGTGATCCCGCTGGCGGGACCCACGACCGCCGAAGCGGTGGTCCCGGAAGAGGTGGTCCCGGACGCGGACTCGCTCGCGTACGTCATCTACACCTCGGGCTCCACCGGGCAGCCCAAGGGCGTCGAGGTCACCCACGCCAACCTGGCCTGGCTGCTGGGCGCGGCCGACCACCACTTCGACTTCGGCGCCGACGACGTGTGGACCCTGCTGCACTCCCCCGCCTTCGACTTCTCCGTCTGGGAGCTGTGGGCGCCGCTGACCTCCGGCGGCCGGGTGGTGGTGCTGACCGAGGACGAGGTCCGCGACCCGGCCGCGGTGCACGCCGTGCTGCGCGCGGAGCGCGTCACGGTGCTCAACCAGACCCCGGCCGCCTTCAAGGGGCTGCGGGCCCATCTGGCCCAGCAGGGCGAGGACTTCGCCGCGCTGGCCCTGCGCACGGTGGTCTTCGGCGGGGACGCCTTCGACGCGCGGGACTACCGCGACTGGTTCGCCGCTCCCGCCGCCGGGCGGCCCGCCCTGGTGAACATGTACGGCATCACCGAGACCACCGTGCACGTCACCTTCCGGCTGATCACCGAGGCGGACACGGTCGCCGCGGTGTACTCGCCGATCGGCCGCCCGCTGGCCGGGCAGCACGGGTACGTCCTGGACCGGACGGGCCGGCTGGTGCCCCGGGGCACGGTCGGCGAGCTGTACGTCGCGGGCGGCGGGGTGGCCCGCGGCTACCGCAACCGGCCCGAACTGACCGCCGAACGCTTCCCGTTCGACCCGTTCGCCCCGGCCGAAGCCCACGGCGCGGGCAACTCCCGGATGTACCGCACCGGCGACCTGGTCCGGGTGCTCCCCGACGGGCAGCTCGCCTACGCGGGGCGCGCCGACCACCAGGTGAAGATCCGCGGGTTCCGGATCGAGCCGGGCGAGATCGAGACCGCGCTGCGGGTGCTGCCCGGGGTCCGGGACGCCTCGGTGGTGGCCCGGCCCGACGGACACGGCGGGGCCCGGCTGGTGGCGCACGTCGTGCTGGCCGAGGGGCGGCCGCTGGACGCGGCGGACCTGCGCGACCGGCTGCGCCTCACGCTGCCCGAGTACATGGTCCCCGCCCTGTTCGTCCGCCACGCGAAGCTGCCGATCACCGCGAACGGCAAGGTGGACCGCAAGGCCCTGATCGCGGTGGCGGCCGAAGGTGCCTCGGCCCCGGCCGACTTCACCGCGCCCGAAGGCGCCGTCGAGGAGGCGCTGGCGGGCATCTGGTCCGAGATCCTCGGCGCCGAGCGGGTCAGCAGGACCGCGAACTTCTTCGACCTCGGCGGGGACTCCATCCTGGCCCTGCGGGTGATCGGCCGGGCCCGTTCGGCGGGGCTGGGCCTGAGCGTGGCGGACCTGTTCCGGGCCCGGACGCTGGCCGATCTGGCCGCGCTCGCGGACACCGGCGAGGACCCGGCGGGTCCCCCTCCGGTCGCGCCGTTCTCGCAGCTGGACCCGGCGGACGCGGCGCGGCTGCCCGAGGGGCTCGTCGACGCCTACCCGCTCACCTTCCTGCAGACCGGCATGCTGCACGAGATGCTCGCGGACCCGGAGCGCGGGGCGTACCACAACGTCACCGACCTCAAGATCACCGTGCCCGAGGGCTTCGACCTCGCCGCCTTCCAGACGGCCGTGGACACGGTGGTGCGCGCCCACGACATCCTGCGCTCCTCTGTCGACCTGGTGTCCTTCTCCGAGCCGCTCCAGCTGGTGCGGCCGCGGGCCGACCTGCCGGTGGGGTACGCCGATCTGCGCGGCCTCGGCCGCTCCGAGCAGCGGGCCGCGGTGTCGGCGTACGTACAGGAGGAGTTCGCCCGCCGCTTCGACCTGGCGAGCGCTCCCCTGGTCCGGCTGCACCTGCACCAGGTCGGCGACCACGAGCTGCGGTTCACGGTCACCGACTGCCACATCGTGCTGGACGGCTGGAGCCTGACCTCGCTCATCGCCGACGTGCTCGACCTGCACCGCCAGGTGGTGGCGCTGGGCCGGCGGGAGCCGAGCCTGCCGCCGTCCCCCCGGTTCGCCGAGTACGTCGCCCTGGAGCGGGCCGCGGTGGACTCGGAAGAGAGCCTGAAGTTCTGGAGCGCCCAGCTGGACGACCTGCGGCCGGTGCGCTTCGGGCGCCGCGCCGCCGGTCCTTCCGGGGACGGGGACAGGGACGGGGACGGGGACGCCATCGTCGAGATCCGCCGCTCCTACGCCGCGCTGGCCGAGCCGATCGGACGGCTCGCGCAGCGGGCGGGCGTACCGCGCCGGACCGTGCTGCTGGCCGCGTTCCACCACACGATGGGCCTGTTCACGGACGCGGAGGCCGATGTCGACGGCGGGTCCGCCGGGCACTCGATCGGCCTGGTCACCAACGGCCGCCCGGAGGAGACGGGCGCGGACCGGATGCGCGGACTGTTCCTCAACACCGTTCCGTTCGGGATCCGGCGGACCGGGGAGAGCTGGATGGACCTGCTGCGCGAGGTCTTCATCGCGGAGCAGGACCTGATGCCGCACCGCAGGGTGCCGCTGGCCCGGCTGGGGCGGCTGCGGCCCGAGGAGCCCGGTCTGGTCGACGTGCTCTTCAACTACATCAACTTCCACCGGCTCTCCGGGGACACCTGGGACGAGTCGGAGGAGATCGCCCGGACGATGTTCCCGCTCAACATCAATGTGAGCGTGCAGTCCTTCACCATCGACGCCGACACCACCCGGGTCGACCCGGCCACCGCCGAGCAGCTCGCCGACGCGGTGTGCGCGCTGCTGGAGTCCATGGTCGGGGACCCCGACGGGCCGGTGGTCCGGCCGGTGCTGCGGGGCGCCGCGCGGGAGCGGGCGCTGGTGGAGTGGGCACACGGCCCGGTGATGCGCAACGACCCGCGGATGTTCCACGAGTGGTTCACGGAGCACGCGCTGCGCGCCCCGGACGCGGTGGCCGTCGCGCACGGGGAGCTGGAGGTCGGCTACGGCGAACTCGACGCGGCCGCCGGGGTGCTGGCGGGCCGGCTACGGGAGCTGGGCGTGGGCCCGGAGGTGATCGTCGGGATCTGCGCGGACCGGGGTCCGGACATGGTGCGCTCCGTGCTGGCGGTGCTCAAGGCGGGCGGCGCGTTCCTCCCGCTGGATCCGCAGCACCCCACCGAGCGCCTCGCGTTCGTGGCCGGGGACAGCGGGATGCGGGTGCTGCTCACCCAGTCCGCGCTGGCGGGCCTGGTGCCGTACGAAGGCCCGGTCGTCCTGGTCGACGTACCGGCCGAGTGCGCGGGCCCGGCGTTCGCCGGGGTGCCGACGGCCGGTACGGACGCGGACAACACGGCGTACGTGCTCTACACCTCGGGTTCGACCGGCCGGCCCAAGGGCGCCGCCGTCCCGCACCGCGGCCTGACCAACCTGATCCACGGCCAGCGGGACGTGTTCGGCCCGGGCCCCGCGGACCGGGTGCTGCAGTTCGCCTCGTTCAGCTTCGACGTGTTCGTCAGCGAGCTGACCTGGGCCCTGGCCAACGGGGCGCGGCTGTGCACGGCGCCCAAGGAGGCCCTGATGCCCGGCCCGGACCTGATCGCCACCCTGCACGGGTACGGGATCACCGCGGCCGCGCTGCCGCCGAGCACCCTGGCGGTGCTCGCGGAGCAGGGCGATCCGCTGCCGCTGCTGCACACCATCGTCACCGGCGGCGAGGCGCCCACGGCCGAGATGTCGGACGTCTGGTCGCCGGGGCGGAGGTTCATCAACTCCTATGGCCTGACGGAGACTTCGGTGTGGTCCTGCGCCGAGGTGTGCGTGGCCGGGACGGGGCTGCCGCCGATCGGCCCGCCGATCCGCAACAGCCAGGTCTACGTCCTGGACCGGGACCTCGAACCGGTCCCGGTCGGGGTCCCCGGCGAGATCTGCCTCGGCGGCGACGCCGTCGGCCTGTACTACCTGAACCGGCCCGCGCTGACGGCCACCGCCTTCGTCCCCGACCCCTACGGCGGCGTCCCCGGCGCCCGGCTCTTCCGCACCGGCGACCTCGGCCGTTACCACGCCGACGGCAGCATCGAATGCCTCGGCCGCCGTGACACCCAGGTCAAGCTGCGCGGGTTCCGCATCGAACTCGGCGAGCTGGAATGCGCGTTGCGGGACCTGCCCGAGGTCAACAAGGCCGTGGTGCTGCTGCGCCGTGACCTGCCGGGCGATCCGGCGCTCGTCGCCTACGTCGTCCCGGAGCGGGGCGCCGCGCCGGACGCGGAGGGGATCCGCCAGGCGCTGCGCGCCCGGATGCCCGCCTACATGGTGCCCGCGCGGTTCGTGTTCCTCGACGAACTGCCCCTGAACAGCAGCAAGAAGGTGGACCGGCGGGCCCTGCCGCTGCCACTGGAACGCTCGGACGTGGACGCCGAGTTCACCGCCCCGCGCACCCCGGCCGAGCGACTGCTCGCCGAGGTGTGGCGCGAGGTGCTGGGTCTGCCGGAGATCGGGGTGCACGACGACTTCTTCCGGATCGGGGGGAGTTCACTCTCCACCGTCCGGGTCGCCGCCCGGGCCGCGGCCCGCGGGCTGGCCGTCTCCGTGCGCGACCTGATCGAACTGCCCACGATCGCCCAGCTCGCCGCCCGCGCCGAAGGAGCGGCGGCGGACACCGCGCCCGCCGAGGTGACCTCGCAGGTCCGGCTGCGCGAGGGGGCGGGCGACCCGCTGTGGTGCGTGCACCCGACCGGGGGCAGCGCCGCCTGGTACGTGGGGCTGGCCCGGGCGCTGCCGCCGGGGATCCCGGTCCGGGCCTTCCAGGCCCGCGGCCTGCTCGGCGGGGTGGACCCGACCACGGTGGCCGGGATCGCGGCCAACTACGTCGCCGAGATGACCGCGCCCGGCGGGCGGCCCGGCGGCGGGGACGGCCCGTACGACCTGCTGGGCTGGTCCATGGGCGCCAACCTGGCCATGGAGATGGCCACCCAGCTGCACGAGGCCGGCCACCGGGTCGCACCGCTGACCCTGATCGAGCCCTATCTGCCCAGCGCGGTGGCCCGCGGCCAACTGGAGGCCGTGAGCGCCAAGATGGTCACCGGCAAGCTGCTCCGGGACCGGCTGCGGACACTGGCCCCCGGCGCGGAGCGCGAGGCCGTGACCGCCGAGCTGACCGGCCTGCTGCTGAGCGCGGACATGAGCCCGAGCGAGGCGGCCCTGGTGGAGAACGCCCCGATCGAGGTGTGGCACTCGCTGCTCACCGCCCTGGCCGACTACGAGGTGCGGCCCTACCCGGGCCACGTCCACCTGGTGGTGGGCTCGCACGCCGCCGACCTGCCCGAGGACGAGCCGATGCCCGGCCTCGACGTGGGCTTCCGCGCCTACGTCGAACGCTGGCGGGAGCAGGCCCTGGGCGGGCTGACCCTGCACATCACCGACGGCGACCACATGTCGCTGATGTCCGAGCCCCTGCTGGGCCGGACCGCTTCCCTGCTGCACGCCATCCGGACGGAGACCCGGGCATGA
- a CDS encoding MFS transporter: MASTLTSAGSRLRAPARLPSFRLLWLGQSLSLLGDGFSYIAFSWITLSLTQSTLTLGYVLAFQAVPRALLTMVGGSLSDKWSSRTLMTLSSWARAALMVSVGLIGMTGSLTVVMLCCAAAAFGAVDAFFQPARASILPSVVDKELLAPANALLAVGTKVSSILGPAVGGMVVALSDAPVAFLVDGVCFALCGLCVSRIRTVPRAADEDSSADVAPEAGDSLLTRMRAGLRYALEDPRIRSILVVDTVMTFCYAGTFTVGFATLAKVDLHGGSMTLGLLNGALAGGAMLGTLVGGSLSGLPRVGLLISALAGWLAVGMGVLGLVDSTVTAFVTVLVMGFGIGFQGVFGLSWIQRTIDPSVLSRVISIDMVLGYAMAPLSLILCGALAQHGSGPMFAVSGAVLALTALGVLSSRAVRGMR, translated from the coding sequence ATGGCCTCCACCCTGACGAGCGCGGGCTCGCGGCTGCGCGCCCCCGCCCGACTGCCCTCCTTCCGGCTGCTGTGGCTCGGGCAGTCCCTCTCCCTGCTCGGGGACGGCTTCAGCTACATCGCCTTCTCCTGGATCACGCTGAGCCTGACCCAGTCCACGCTGACCCTCGGCTACGTCCTCGCCTTCCAGGCGGTGCCGCGGGCACTGCTGACGATGGTTGGCGGCTCGCTCAGCGACAAGTGGTCCTCCCGCACCCTGATGACGCTCTCCAGCTGGGCGCGCGCCGCGCTGATGGTGAGCGTCGGGCTGATCGGGATGACCGGGTCGCTGACCGTGGTGATGCTGTGCTGCGCGGCCGCCGCCTTCGGCGCCGTCGACGCGTTCTTCCAGCCCGCCAGGGCCTCGATCCTGCCCTCCGTGGTGGACAAGGAGCTGCTGGCCCCGGCCAACGCGCTGCTCGCGGTGGGCACCAAGGTGTCCTCCATCCTGGGCCCGGCCGTCGGGGGCATGGTGGTGGCCCTCTCGGACGCGCCCGTCGCCTTCCTGGTGGACGGGGTGTGCTTCGCGCTCTGCGGGCTGTGCGTCTCCCGGATCCGGACGGTGCCGCGCGCGGCCGATGAGGACTCCAGTGCCGACGTCGCTCCCGAGGCCGGGGACTCGCTGCTCACCCGGATGCGCGCCGGACTGCGCTACGCCCTGGAGGACCCGCGGATCCGCTCCATCCTGGTCGTCGACACGGTGATGACCTTCTGTTACGCCGGTACCTTCACGGTCGGCTTCGCCACCCTCGCCAAGGTCGACCTGCACGGCGGCTCGATGACCCTGGGCCTGCTCAACGGCGCCCTGGCGGGCGGCGCGATGCTCGGCACCCTGGTCGGTGGCTCGCTCAGCGGCCTCCCCCGGGTGGGCCTGCTGATCTCCGCGCTGGCCGGGTGGCTCGCGGTGGGCATGGGGGTGCTGGGGCTGGTGGACAGTACGGTGACCGCGTTCGTGACCGTACTGGTCATGGGCTTCGGCATCGGCTTCCAGGGCGTCTTCGGCCTCAGCTGGATCCAGCGCACCATCGACCCCTCGGTCCTCAGCCGGGTGATCTCGATCGACATGGTCCTCGGTTACGCCATGGCCCCGCTCTCGCTGATCCTGTGCGGGGCCCTGGCCCAGCACGGCAGCGGCCCGATGTTCGCGGTGTCGGGCGCGGTCCTCGCGCTGACGGCGCTCGGTGTGCTCAGCTCCAGGGCGGTGCGCGGGATGCGCTGA